Within Bacillus sp. E(2018), the genomic segment TATTACAATACAATTAGAAAATATTGGAGGGTGAACATGGATAAAGAACTATTGAAGGGAAGTATTGAAATTTTGCTTCTTTCACTATTAATAGATCGAGATAGTTACGGCTACGAAATGACTAGGAATTTACGGATATTAAGTAATGAAGAATTCTCCATGAACGAGGGAACCCTTTATCCTGCTCTAAAAAGATTAGAAAAAAAAGAATGTGTGACTTCTTATTGGAAACACGGACCTGATGGTAATCGGCGTAAATATTATTCTTTAACATCAACTGGACGAAAAATCCTAATGGAAAAGCGAAAAGATTGGAAACAAATTAATGAGCTTATGGATAAAACATTGGAGGGCTTATTATGAAGAATTTAGATAAATTTATAGATGTAATCGTAGAAGGTCTACCGTTAGAAGAGAAAGAGGACATCCGGGAAGAGATGAAACAACACCTAAATGATCACATGAATGAGTTAATGATAAAAGGATACACAGAGCAAGAATCGTTAAAGATTGCTATAAAGACGTTTGGAAACGAGAAAAAAATGAATTGGGAAATGAAAAAAGCAGTCTATCCATTTTATAAGATTACACGTTTTCTATGGAACACCGTATTCGTTACCTTCGTCTTTTGTTTACTTTCATATTTTATCATGGAACATTACAACCCTGGAGCGGATAACACTGCACCTCTTTCCAGTGTATTAGGAGGTTTCTTTATCATTCTTTTTATAGCTGGGATGGCTGAATTGGTTTATGAGGCGATACAATTAAGCCAAGTGAAAATGAAATACATAATGAATCCTTGGATATTCTTTTTTACTCCCTCCATTTTTATCGGTGGCATAATGTTTTTAGCTTACTATCAGCAGCCAGAAAACTATCAAAATGGATTGTGGATTGATCTATTGGTAGTTCCAATTGGTGCCTTTTTCTACGTGATAGCCAGACAAATTTATAATCAATTTTTTAACCGATCTATCTAAACGGTAAATGGGAGAGGAGCAGTTGCAACATGAAGAAACAATGTCTACAAATGTTAACTGGATTCATGTTTACCCTTTTATTAACCGCATGTATAGCAGAGGATTACGATGCTGGACCACCAGAGATAAGACTTAGTGTTGAAGAAGATTTAGATTTATACCCCTTAAAAGAAGCAAATGTTAACTGGAAAACAGAAAACAAGAAATATAAGAATAAAGTAAAGAACTTCATATCGCTAGGCAACGAACAAAGAAAACTCACGCTTTTACCTAATGAATCTGCGCAAATAATTTTACTTGAGAACAAAGAGAATGGTGGGGAATTTACAAAAGAGACTATGAAAATATCTTTATGGAAGGGAAATGAGGAAATAGAGTTGACGACGAAATCATCAACTGATTACTCCTTTTCCTTCC encodes:
- a CDS encoding PadR family transcriptional regulator → MDKELLKGSIEILLLSLLIDRDSYGYEMTRNLRILSNEEFSMNEGTLYPALKRLEKKECVTSYWKHGPDGNRRKYYSLTSTGRKILMEKRKDWKQINELMDKTLEGLL
- a CDS encoding permease prefix domain 1-containing protein, with the protein product MKNLDKFIDVIVEGLPLEEKEDIREEMKQHLNDHMNELMIKGYTEQESLKIAIKTFGNEKKMNWEMKKAVYPFYKITRFLWNTVFVTFVFCLLSYFIMEHYNPGADNTAPLSSVLGGFFIILFIAGMAELVYEAIQLSQVKMKYIMNPWIFFFTPSIFIGGIMFLAYYQQPENYQNGLWIDLLVVPIGAFFYVIARQIYNQFFNRSI